The following is a genomic window from Neurospora crassa OR74A linkage group III, whole genome shotgun sequence.
TGTGACTGATTCGACGTTGAAACCGATTGTTGGTATCGTGGTTACTACCTCGCCAATCTACAACATGTTGTCAGCTCTCCGAACTGTGCGCGCTTCCGTTCGTCAGCTTTTCAACAGGTGGGCCTACCTTGAGCCTGTATAGTAGTGTTGTCTTTCCGGCATTATCGAGGCCCAATATCAGAATGCGGATCTCCTTCTTTGTCCAAAAGAGGTTGGACAGGCTAGACAGCCATGACATGCTCTGACCCATCTTTGCGTGTTGGCTAGTGCCCCGGAAGACTGAGAGCGCGTTGAGTTCGTAGGAGTGTGATGATTGAGGCAGTTGATAATTAGACGGATGAGGAGAGGATTTGACCAGGCAAGGCGATTCCTTGATACAGATCGGGCTCTAACGTGTCGGATCGGGCCGTACTAGTCGATGGAAATGATGACGGCGAGTAGTGTATTATCGAGGAGGCAGCGAACGGAAGCGCGGTCAGCCCAGCTGGTATCTTTCGGATGCTCCCGTGCGCACGGTTGAAGACAGGATAAGCGAGGGTTTGTTGCGCCGTGGTAttgcgaaaaaaaaaagtgttTTGGGTTAGGTTGCTTCAAGATGCTCCTCTCGTTGTCATAGAGAGGCCGTCGCTCAATGCCGCCAAAGAGCTCCTTTGATCGTGCCGGCACTCAGGGGTCCCGGGAGGCAAGGCCGCCCCAAGCGCCCAGCCCAACTGCAAACATCCCGGCAATCGATTGGCAGCGAGACGGCACCGTGGAAACCTCCGATAGCCGCTTCTCGTGGCTCGTGCGCCTCCCTTCTGGACCCAAATGGACCTTCTGTCCGGTCAGAGAGCGGACTCCAAGAGTGAATGAGCCTGTGCCACAAGTACGAGCCACAGACACACACGTGACTCAGCCACATGCGCACTTTCGGGCCCTAGTGTTCTGCTTGGTTTTTGAAAGCCCACACCAAATATTCTAACCCACCTCATCGACACCAGCCAAATCGACCGGTAACTCGACAACACCGTCAAAATGCCGGTACGTAACGTCCCACCATGTTGAGCATAGAGAATGCTCGGAATCGCTCTGCTGTCGAATTTTTGGCCGTCCTGCTATGCCAGAAACGGCAGCGACACGGAATTCCCAAAATGATGATCGCAGAGCGATTGATTGAAGCATGGAGGAGGGGTCCATGACTTCACCTGCTCGAACGACGGCAAGACAAGTTATGCTGACGAGGTGCATCGCGAAAACAGAGCCACAAGACCTTCCGTGTCAAGCAGAAGCTTGCTAAGGCCCAGAAGCAGAACAGGCCTATCCCCCAGTGGATTCGCCTCCGCACTGGCAACACCATCCGGTACATATCACCATAAGCGCCCATTGCTGTCGCGTTCAGccagaggagagggagagggatggATAGTGAcggggatggtggtgagggaagCTGGAAAACAAACCAGCTGCCTCGGCTGTACCCGGCGCAACATGCCCTCTCGCGAGCTTTCTGCACTCAAGAACGCATGGCGACTGCTTCATCATGACGCTGGATGCTAACAAGAGACAACTAGCTACAACGCCAAGCGTCGCCACTGGCGCAAGACCCGTCTCGGCCTCTAAATGCTCTCACGATTCTTCCATATTCCACCCCCAACGATGGTCTTCTTTTCCTGGTTGCTCTGATCCACCTCCATTTTTCGAAAACTGGAGCTTGGGAATGCGACCTATGACGGCAACCTTCTTCTCTCGGCCTTTGTCCTACGAAATTAAACCGATAACGAAATCTTCCCGACCTCCCGCTACGGAGTTG
Proteins encoded in this region:
- a CDS encoding 60S ribosomal protein L39; translation: MPSHKTFRVKQKLAKAQKQNRPIPQWIRLRTGNTIRYNAKRRHWRKTRLGL